One Pseudodesulfovibrio cashew DNA window includes the following coding sequences:
- a CDS encoding ArnT family glycosyltransferase — protein MSAPNQSPSLRLDVIAFAIIAVSLAVRYWFVATGQLNLVQDEAQYWDWIRRPQLSYYSKGPLIAWVIAAWCKVFGSTELGVRFGSIIGMTGIQTALYVGVSRVWREYRLALYVLFVAATLPLLNGLGILMTTDNPLILCWTVAFFALSAATRNKPDHTPGNLPFVIISACLALGILAKYMMLAFLALGTIYALILHFRGQLPERFWRRFALAALAGTVVGMLPIVIWNMQNDWVGFKHVAKLTAGKDKPFSIRFLPFLEMFGAQVALLAPWWFPFIMLGGWRSIKKSWFGPVGSFDEKYRHTLQAALFFWPLWLTITLWALKSKTEANWTAVSFMAAAIVGGSAFQSWWENPERKARGKRLLAGTAAMFTLLIFASPLAPLPDQYNITHRLKGWEDLGQEMQRLMDTEFTDSSKVFLFSNKYDITSELAFYTPGQPITFCLWTADRRMNQYDIWPGPGEAHKGWDAIMVRKRHTTNPIPRQTLGLFEEISPPIYYTTSFNDAPARKFTLHLCRGFKGKWPEHSSNRF, from the coding sequence GACTGGATACGCCGCCCGCAACTTTCCTATTATTCCAAGGGTCCGCTCATCGCCTGGGTCATCGCGGCCTGGTGCAAGGTCTTCGGCTCCACCGAGCTGGGCGTGCGCTTCGGCTCGATAATCGGCATGACCGGTATCCAGACCGCGCTCTACGTTGGCGTCTCGCGCGTCTGGCGGGAATATCGGCTGGCCCTCTACGTCCTGTTTGTGGCCGCAACCCTGCCCCTGCTCAACGGGCTGGGCATCCTGATGACCACGGACAACCCGCTGATCCTCTGCTGGACAGTGGCCTTCTTCGCGCTCTCCGCAGCCACGCGCAACAAGCCGGACCACACGCCCGGCAACCTGCCGTTCGTCATAATCAGCGCCTGCCTGGCCCTGGGCATCCTGGCCAAGTACATGATGCTCGCCTTCCTGGCCTTGGGCACGATCTATGCCCTCATCCTCCATTTCCGCGGCCAGCTCCCGGAACGGTTCTGGCGGCGTTTTGCCCTGGCCGCCCTGGCCGGAACCGTTGTCGGCATGCTGCCCATCGTCATCTGGAACATGCAGAACGACTGGGTGGGCTTCAAACATGTGGCCAAGCTTACCGCCGGCAAGGACAAGCCGTTTTCCATTCGGTTTCTGCCGTTCCTGGAGATGTTCGGAGCGCAGGTCGCGCTCTTGGCACCCTGGTGGTTCCCGTTCATCATGCTCGGCGGCTGGCGGTCCATCAAAAAATCCTGGTTTGGGCCGGTGGGCTCCTTTGACGAAAAATACCGGCACACGCTCCAGGCCGCCCTCTTCTTCTGGCCCCTGTGGCTGACCATCACCCTCTGGGCACTGAAATCCAAGACCGAAGCCAACTGGACCGCAGTCTCGTTCATGGCCGCTGCCATTGTGGGCGGCTCCGCCTTCCAAAGCTGGTGGGAGAATCCGGAGCGCAAAGCGCGGGGCAAGCGGCTCCTGGCCGGTACCGCCGCCATGTTCACCCTGCTCATCTTTGCCTCTCCCCTGGCCCCGCTGCCGGATCAGTACAACATCACTCACCGGCTCAAGGGGTGGGAAGACCTGGGCCAGGAAATGCAGCGGCTCATGGACACGGAGTTTACGGATTCGTCCAAGGTCTTCCTGTTCTCAAACAAATACGACATCACCTCGGAGCTGGCCTTCTACACACCGGGGCAGCCCATCACCTTCTGCCTGTGGACCGCTGATCGGCGCATGAACCAGTACGATATCTGGCCCGGCCCGGGCGAGGCGCACAAGGGCTGGGACGCCATCATGGTCCGCAAGCGGCACACCACCAATCCCATCCCGCGCCAGACCCTCGGCCTCTTCGAGGAAATCAGCCCGCCCATCTACTACACGACGTCGTTCAACGACGCGCCAGCCAGAAAGTTCACCCTGCACCTGTGCCGGGGCTTCAAGGGCAAATGGCCCGAGCACTCCAGCAACCGGTTCTGA
- a CDS encoding phenylacetate--CoA ligase family protein codes for MDRRFIPDLTEEQIADKQLAGLKWTVRHSYDGSPFYRARLDEAGMNPEDINTLDDLRKLPFTTAEDLKNGYPMPLLSVPEADVVRIHGSSGTTGKRKILAYTQNDIDLWKDMFARCYELAGLTVEDRVQICVGYGLWTAGAGFQLGCERFGAMALPVGPGLLEIQLQMLTDLKSTCLCSTASMALLMGEEVQKHGLQDKIALKKAIFGAETHTPKMRRQFEEALGLEDSFDIIGMTELYGPGTGLECMAHEGIHYWADLYIMEILDPITLEPVAPGEVGEMVVTSLQKEASPLIRYRTRDLTRLIPGQCSCGVSMPRVDKIQGRSDDMFIFRGVNIYPGQIGSVLEGFTALSAEYQISLTRRDGLDHMAVRVECAPDTGAESCEHLSRAVADEIRKHILVRSEVKILGPGELPRSFAKTKRVQDERGED; via the coding sequence ATGGACCGCCGTTTCATCCCCGACCTTACAGAAGAACAGATTGCCGACAAACAGCTGGCAGGCCTCAAGTGGACCGTGCGCCACTCTTACGATGGCAGCCCCTTTTACAGGGCCAGGCTGGACGAGGCAGGGATGAATCCGGAGGACATCAACACCCTGGATGACCTCCGCAAGCTGCCCTTCACCACGGCGGAGGACCTCAAGAACGGCTATCCCATGCCCCTGCTCTCGGTGCCCGAGGCGGATGTGGTCCGTATCCACGGCTCCAGCGGCACCACTGGCAAGCGCAAGATCCTGGCCTACACCCAGAATGACATCGACCTGTGGAAGGACATGTTCGCCCGCTGCTACGAGTTGGCCGGGCTGACCGTGGAGGACCGGGTGCAGATTTGCGTAGGCTACGGCTTGTGGACCGCCGGGGCCGGCTTCCAGCTCGGCTGCGAACGGTTCGGGGCCATGGCCCTGCCCGTCGGGCCGGGACTTCTCGAAATCCAGCTCCAAATGCTCACCGACCTCAAGTCCACCTGCCTCTGCTCCACGGCTTCCATGGCCCTGCTCATGGGTGAGGAGGTCCAAAAACACGGCCTGCAAGACAAGATCGCGCTGAAGAAGGCCATCTTCGGAGCCGAGACGCACACGCCCAAGATGCGCCGTCAGTTCGAAGAAGCCCTGGGGTTGGAGGACAGCTTCGACATCATCGGCATGACCGAGCTCTACGGCCCGGGCACCGGACTGGAGTGCATGGCCCATGAAGGCATCCACTACTGGGCGGACCTCTACATCATGGAAATCCTCGACCCAATAACTTTGGAGCCCGTTGCCCCCGGCGAGGTCGGCGAGATGGTCGTCACCTCTCTACAGAAGGAGGCCTCCCCGCTCATCCGCTACAGGACCCGCGACCTGACGCGCCTGATTCCCGGCCAATGCTCCTGCGGCGTATCCATGCCACGCGTGGACAAGATCCAGGGCCGCAGCGACGACATGTTCATCTTCCGGGGCGTGAACATCTACCCCGGCCAGATCGGCTCGGTCCTCGAAGGCTTCACCGCCCTGTCCGCGGAATACCAGATTTCCCTGACCCGACGGGACGGCCTGGACCACATGGCCGTGCGCGTGGAGTGCGCCCCGGACACCGGTGCCGAGTCCTGCGAGCACCTGTCCCGCGCCGTGGCCGACGAAATCCGCAAGCACATCCTGGTCCGCAGTGAGGTCAAGATTCTCGGACCGGGCGAACTCCCGCGCTCCTTTGCCAAGACGAAACGGGTGCAGGACGAGCGCGGCGAAGACTAA
- a CDS encoding BON domain-containing protein translates to MNGLKFALASLLFLLLPGCAAVPFGIGLIPGAPSYFSSVIGNGQTAYETAVDERDSRQQMLDAIIEGHAQAELYKDKDIRPAQITAYCYFGKLYLVGEYDSQKQLEKIYQCMDKVEDKRTVISRLYLKDDKDESSFLSEQAKITELETQLLADFEVTSSPVKVEVVHGDIILLGVISDKAERDKIMAHALASAGDGRVISYLYHSEIAGPSPRTMTAEILPAPAAVSPIPKAKKKSTPKRVKSKKTDKKVSEPARTKAVASNIPRPPEVVNGRVLGL, encoded by the coding sequence ATGAACGGACTCAAATTCGCACTAGCATCTCTTCTTTTTCTCCTGTTGCCGGGCTGCGCCGCCGTTCCCTTCGGCATTGGGCTCATTCCCGGCGCACCTTCCTATTTTTCGTCGGTCATCGGCAACGGCCAGACCGCCTATGAGACAGCCGTGGACGAGCGCGACTCGCGCCAACAGATGCTCGACGCCATCATCGAGGGACACGCCCAGGCGGAGCTTTACAAAGACAAGGACATCAGGCCCGCCCAGATCACGGCATACTGCTATTTCGGCAAGCTCTATCTTGTCGGAGAATATGACTCCCAGAAGCAGCTTGAGAAGATTTACCAGTGCATGGACAAGGTCGAGGACAAACGGACGGTCATCAGTCGCCTCTACCTGAAAGACGACAAGGACGAATCGAGTTTCCTCTCGGAGCAGGCAAAGATAACCGAGCTTGAGACGCAGTTGCTGGCCGACTTCGAGGTCACCAGCTCTCCGGTCAAGGTTGAGGTCGTTCACGGCGACATCATCCTGCTGGGCGTGATTTCGGACAAGGCCGAGCGGGACAAGATCATGGCCCACGCCCTGGCGTCGGCTGGCGATGGCAGAGTAATCTCCTATCTTTACCATTCCGAAATCGCAGGTCCTTCGCCGCGCACCATGACCGCTGAAATACTGCCTGCGCCCGCAGCGGTCAGCCCGATCCCAAAAGCAAAGAAAAAGAGCACCCCGAAACGGGTGAAATCCAAGAAGACCGACAAGAAGGTCAGCGAACCGGCCAGAACCAAGGCCGTGGCCTCCAACATCCCCAGGCCGCCCGAGGTGGTCAACGGACGTGTCTTGGGACTCTGA
- a CDS encoding prepilin peptidase, with protein sequence MEYVPLWAFYLGAAVLGLELGGLATIFVQRWMAESPILRPGRSRCPVCGEKLGWRDTIPLLSYFLLRGRCRHCDTAIGLQYPLVEVACLAWSLALAHVDGMTLAWGVHLVLGCMLIAGSIIDFETFLLPNRITLGGAALALAACFVLDKPGWQNGVLGAVAGGGFFWVLQQGYRLWRKDEGLGTGDVKLMLMIGAMTGLTGLPLTVLAAAVTSAVGSVIFMLRPEGRGLKTRIPFGPFLSLGCMLYILYGEPVMRWWVAR encoded by the coding sequence ATGGAATACGTACCCCTTTGGGCATTCTATCTGGGCGCGGCCGTACTCGGGCTTGAGTTGGGCGGCCTGGCCACCATCTTCGTCCAGCGCTGGATGGCGGAGTCGCCCATCCTCAGGCCGGGGCGCTCCCGTTGTCCGGTTTGCGGCGAAAAGCTCGGCTGGCGGGATACCATCCCGCTGCTCAGCTACTTCTTGCTCAGGGGGCGATGCCGTCACTGTGACACTGCCATCGGGCTCCAATATCCCCTGGTGGAGGTGGCCTGTCTGGCGTGGTCCCTTGCCCTGGCCCACGTGGACGGCATGACCCTGGCCTGGGGTGTGCATCTGGTGCTCGGTTGCATGCTCATCGCGGGCAGCATCATTGATTTCGAGACTTTTCTTTTGCCCAATCGCATCACTCTCGGCGGGGCCGCCCTGGCTCTTGCCGCCTGTTTCGTGCTCGACAAGCCCGGCTGGCAGAACGGCGTGCTTGGCGCGGTGGCCGGGGGAGGCTTCTTCTGGGTTCTGCAGCAAGGCTACCGGCTTTGGCGCAAGGACGAGGGGCTGGGCACCGGCGACGTCAAGCTCATGCTCATGATCGGGGCCATGACCGGCCTTACGGGCCTGCCTCTGACTGTCCTGGCCGCTGCCGTCACTTCGGCTGTGGGCAGTGTGATCTTCATGCTTCGTCCCGAGGGGCGTGGGCTCAAGACGCGGATACCCTTCGGGCCGTTTCTCAGCCTGGGGTGCATGCTCTATATTCTGTATGGTGAGCCGGTCATGCGCTGGTGGGTGGCCCGGTAG